Within the Kribbella aluminosa genome, the region TACGCGGACTTCCGGTGTTCCGGCAGGACCGTGTTGTCGCGCTCGGACTCCGTGGTGCCGCCCCAGACGCCGTACGGCTCACCGACCGACAGTGCGTGCTGCCGGCACTCGGGCTGCACCGGGCAGGTGCCGCACAGCGACTTGGCCACCATCTCGCGAGCGCGTTTGCGAACGCCACGCTCCGATTCGGGTGAGAAGAAGAGCTCCGGGTTGACGTCCCGGCAAGCAGCTTGTGACTGCCAGTCCCACAGATCCATGAGCGGGCGGGGCAGGCGAGGCATCCCTCTCGACATGGCAACCTCCTTGACTCACCGTGAGCGCGGACGGGCGCTCGGTGAAAACTATGCTCATCTCTTACGTAGTTCAACCCTTGTTGTCTCGAAGTTCGGGCCATTCGTTATCGGCGCGTGCCGTCGCGGCCCGTGATCGGCGGTTTTCAGGCGGAAAGCGTGTTCACGTCATCACCTGATGTGACATAGGTCACTTTATCGGTGCAAAGTCGTCTGCACGTGCAGATGCCCAGGCGCCGTTTCAGGCCCTGTTTCATGCCCTGTTTCGGGCGCTAATTCGGGGCAGGCTTCAGGCGTCGTAGCGGTAGTACTCGTGCGCTCCGTGCGCGGTGGTCTTCGCACCCGTCAGGGCCTGGATCACCGTCGCGTGGGTGACCACCAGCACCGGACCGTCGGTACTCGCGGTGTGCCGGGCGACGGCCTCCAGGGCACGTTCGCGGACCCGGGACAGCGGCTCCCAGGGGCGCTGGATCCCCTCCGGCCACTCACCGCCGTACGCCTCGAACTCGGCCTGCGCCGCGCGGACGTCCGCGGCGCTGCGCCAGAGCCCGGTGTGGTCCGGCAGCCAGTCGCGCAGGTCGTGGTCGACCTTGACGCCGAGTGCGAGCCGGTGGCCGATGATCGCGGCGCTGTGCAAGGCCCGGGTGAACGGGGAGCTGACCAGGTACGTCGCGCGGATGCCGGCCAGCAGGTCCGCGAGTTCCTCGGCCTGTTTCATGCCGACTGCGGTGAGCGGAGCGGAGTCGGCCGCCATTCCCGGCC harbors:
- a CDS encoding WhiB family transcriptional regulator — translated: MSRGMPRLPRPLMDLWDWQSQAACRDVNPELFFSPESERGVRKRAREMVAKSLCGTCPVQPECRQHALSVGEPYGVWGGTTESERDNTVLPEHRKSA
- a CDS encoding histidine phosphatase family protein: MPVTQIYLVRHGEPDYAPIDSRGWPGMAADSAPLTAVGMKQAEELADLLAGIRATYLVSSPFTRALHSAAIIGHRLALGVKVDHDLRDWLPDHTGLWRSAADVRAAQAEFEAYGGEWPEGIQRPWEPLSRVRERALEAVARHTASTDGPVLVVTHATVIQALTGAKTTAHGAHEYYRYDA